One genomic segment of Gossypium arboreum isolate Shixiya-1 chromosome 3, ASM2569848v2, whole genome shotgun sequence includes these proteins:
- the LOC108476134 gene encoding BTB/POZ domain-containing protein At1g21780 isoform X1, translating into MGDSKVETISRLAQWRIDNFSPCSYKKSDPFKVGLWNWHLSIEKNRYMYIRLFPEPSRVSKEQPPYAKFILRISNVGANRRLYISPVHDRPLRTCDDFYWPVDSTFHGRFIIDVEFLDLRICPINTQGGETVSIWPMDGAIQSMSTQTTLRCLARMLDEGLLADVTIKTAEGTLRAHKAVLSASSPVFESMFHHNLKEKESSTIHIDDMSLESCTALLNYLYGTINQENFWKHRLPLLGAANKYDIVDLKDACEESLLEDINSQNVLERLQEAWLYQLTKLKKGCMTYLFDFGKIYDVRDEINNFFRQADRELMLDMFQEVLTVWKPV; encoded by the exons ATGGGTGATTCAAAGGTCGAAACCATCTCCAGATTAGCTCAATGGAGGATCGACAACTTTAGTCCTTGTTCTTACAAAAAATCCGACCCCTTCAAGGTCGGTCTTTGGAACTg GCACTTGTCTATAGAGAAGAATCGATATATGTATATTCGATTATTTCCCGAGCCATCTCGTGTGTCTAAGGAGCAGCCTCCTTATGCTAAATTTATACTCAGGATCTCTAATGTTGGTGCTAATCGTAGACTTTATATCTCCCCAG TTCATGATAGACCGCTGCGAACATGCGATGACTTTTATTGGCCTGTTGATTCTACATTCCATGGACGCTTCATTATTGATGTTGAGTTCCTGGACCTGAGGATCTGCCCCATAAAT ACCCAGGGTGGTGAAACTGTTTCAATATGGCCTATGGATGGAGCAATCCAGTCTATGTCAACTCAAACAACCCTACGCTGCCTTGCTCGCATGCTTGATGAAGGTCTTCTTGCGGATGTTACTATCAAGACTGCTGAAGGTACTCTAAGAGCACACAAAGCAGTTCTATCTGCAAGTTCTCCTGTTTTCGAGAGTATGTTCCATCACAACCTTAAGGAAAAGGAGTCATCCACAATCCATATAGATGACATGTCACTGGAGTCTTGCACGGCCCTTCTCAATTACTTGTATGGAACAATAAACCAAGAGAACTTTTGGAAGCATCGACTGCCATTACTGGGAGCGGCAAATAAATACGACATTGTCGATCTCAAAGATGCTTGTGAGGAAAGCCTTTTGGAAGACATCAACTCTCAGAATGTCCTTGAGAGGCTACAGGAGGCTTGGCTTTACCAATTGACCAAGCTGAAAAAGGGGTGCATGACATACTTGTTTGATTTCGGAAAGATATACGATGTTAGAGATGAAATCAATAACTTTTTCAGGCAGGCAGACCGAGAACTGATGCTGGATATGTTTCAGGAAGTGCTGACAGTTTGGAAACCGGTATGA
- the LOC108476134 gene encoding BTB/POZ domain-containing protein At1g21780 isoform X2 has product MGDSKVETISRLAQWRIDNFSPCSYKKSDPFKVGLWNWHLSIEKNRYMYIRLFPEPSRVSKEQPPYAKFILRISNVGANRRLYISPVHDRPLRTCDDFYWPVDSTFHGRFIIDVEFLDLRICPINGGETVSIWPMDGAIQSMSTQTTLRCLARMLDEGLLADVTIKTAEGTLRAHKAVLSASSPVFESMFHHNLKEKESSTIHIDDMSLESCTALLNYLYGTINQENFWKHRLPLLGAANKYDIVDLKDACEESLLEDINSQNVLERLQEAWLYQLTKLKKGCMTYLFDFGKIYDVRDEINNFFRQADRELMLDMFQEVLTVWKPV; this is encoded by the exons ATGGGTGATTCAAAGGTCGAAACCATCTCCAGATTAGCTCAATGGAGGATCGACAACTTTAGTCCTTGTTCTTACAAAAAATCCGACCCCTTCAAGGTCGGTCTTTGGAACTg GCACTTGTCTATAGAGAAGAATCGATATATGTATATTCGATTATTTCCCGAGCCATCTCGTGTGTCTAAGGAGCAGCCTCCTTATGCTAAATTTATACTCAGGATCTCTAATGTTGGTGCTAATCGTAGACTTTATATCTCCCCAG TTCATGATAGACCGCTGCGAACATGCGATGACTTTTATTGGCCTGTTGATTCTACATTCCATGGACGCTTCATTATTGATGTTGAGTTCCTGGACCTGAGGATCTGCCCCATAAAT GGTGGTGAAACTGTTTCAATATGGCCTATGGATGGAGCAATCCAGTCTATGTCAACTCAAACAACCCTACGCTGCCTTGCTCGCATGCTTGATGAAGGTCTTCTTGCGGATGTTACTATCAAGACTGCTGAAGGTACTCTAAGAGCACACAAAGCAGTTCTATCTGCAAGTTCTCCTGTTTTCGAGAGTATGTTCCATCACAACCTTAAGGAAAAGGAGTCATCCACAATCCATATAGATGACATGTCACTGGAGTCTTGCACGGCCCTTCTCAATTACTTGTATGGAACAATAAACCAAGAGAACTTTTGGAAGCATCGACTGCCATTACTGGGAGCGGCAAATAAATACGACATTGTCGATCTCAAAGATGCTTGTGAGGAAAGCCTTTTGGAAGACATCAACTCTCAGAATGTCCTTGAGAGGCTACAGGAGGCTTGGCTTTACCAATTGACCAAGCTGAAAAAGGGGTGCATGACATACTTGTTTGATTTCGGAAAGATATACGATGTTAGAGATGAAATCAATAACTTTTTCAGGCAGGCAGACCGAGAACTGATGCTGGATATGTTTCAGGAAGTGCTGACAGTTTGGAAACCGGTATGA
- the LOC108476134 gene encoding BTB/POZ domain-containing protein At1g21780 isoform X3, translated as MYIRLFPEPSRVSKEQPPYAKFILRISNVGANRRLYISPVHDRPLRTCDDFYWPVDSTFHGRFIIDVEFLDLRICPINTQGGETVSIWPMDGAIQSMSTQTTLRCLARMLDEGLLADVTIKTAEGTLRAHKAVLSASSPVFESMFHHNLKEKESSTIHIDDMSLESCTALLNYLYGTINQENFWKHRLPLLGAANKYDIVDLKDACEESLLEDINSQNVLERLQEAWLYQLTKLKKGCMTYLFDFGKIYDVRDEINNFFRQADRELMLDMFQEVLTVWKPV; from the exons ATGTATATTCGATTATTTCCCGAGCCATCTCGTGTGTCTAAGGAGCAGCCTCCTTATGCTAAATTTATACTCAGGATCTCTAATGTTGGTGCTAATCGTAGACTTTATATCTCCCCAG TTCATGATAGACCGCTGCGAACATGCGATGACTTTTATTGGCCTGTTGATTCTACATTCCATGGACGCTTCATTATTGATGTTGAGTTCCTGGACCTGAGGATCTGCCCCATAAAT ACCCAGGGTGGTGAAACTGTTTCAATATGGCCTATGGATGGAGCAATCCAGTCTATGTCAACTCAAACAACCCTACGCTGCCTTGCTCGCATGCTTGATGAAGGTCTTCTTGCGGATGTTACTATCAAGACTGCTGAAGGTACTCTAAGAGCACACAAAGCAGTTCTATCTGCAAGTTCTCCTGTTTTCGAGAGTATGTTCCATCACAACCTTAAGGAAAAGGAGTCATCCACAATCCATATAGATGACATGTCACTGGAGTCTTGCACGGCCCTTCTCAATTACTTGTATGGAACAATAAACCAAGAGAACTTTTGGAAGCATCGACTGCCATTACTGGGAGCGGCAAATAAATACGACATTGTCGATCTCAAAGATGCTTGTGAGGAAAGCCTTTTGGAAGACATCAACTCTCAGAATGTCCTTGAGAGGCTACAGGAGGCTTGGCTTTACCAATTGACCAAGCTGAAAAAGGGGTGCATGACATACTTGTTTGATTTCGGAAAGATATACGATGTTAGAGATGAAATCAATAACTTTTTCAGGCAGGCAGACCGAGAACTGATGCTGGATATGTTTCAGGAAGTGCTGACAGTTTGGAAACCGGTATGA